The genomic DNA CGTCGGCGCTGGCCTCGGCTTTGCGCCGGACCTGCATGACGCAGCGGACTTCGGTGCTGTCGGGCGCGAGATCGAAGGCGAGGGAAACCTGCGGGATGTCGTAGGGGTAGGGCTGGTAATCCTTGCGGTATACGGTAACGGGCGTGTCGGTGCGCATGGGATTGCAGTCCTGTATGAACGAGAGTCCTATTGTAGTGGCTGGGTCGGCGGGCGCAGGGCTGCAAGGCGTCGCAAGGCGTAAACTTTCCACGGGCCGCGCGGTCCAAGCTCAGTATGATGGGCGCCGTTGCGCGCGATGAGGAGTTGCAAATGTTCCGTTCTTTCCCGTTCAATACCGGCCGCTGGGCGGCCGTCCTGGCCGTATTCGGGGCACTGGTGCTGAGCGGATGCGCCACCCCCACCGTATCGGCGCGCGTCACCTCGTTCCAGCAATGGCCTGCCGGGGTCGAAGGCCAGACTTACCAATTCGTGCCGGCCGAGCCGTCGCAGGCCAATAACCTCGAATACCAGTCCTACCAGGACATGGTTCGCGCCGGTATCGGCGCCACCGGACTGGTGGAAGCCCAGGGCGGCGCCAAGGCCCGTTTCAATGTCTCGTTCCGTTATGGCACGACGCAGACGCAGGTCATGGTGCGGCGCCCGTACGATCCGTATTTCAATGGCGGTTACGGTTATGGCGGTTTCTACGGCCCGCGTCCCTGGGGTGGTTACTACGGCTACTGGGGCCCCGAATGGGTCGACGTGCCCGTGGTGGCCCAGCGCAATACGCTCACGCTGCAGATCCACGACAGCCAGCGGGGCGGGGCCGAAGTCTATCGGTCCAGCGCTTTCATACTCAGCGAGCAGGACAATTTCATGCGCATGATGCCCTATCTGGTTCGTGCAATATTTGACAACTTTCCAGGAAATAATGGCGCCGAGCGCGAAATCCAATTCCCGGTTCAGTAAATTCCGGCAGCCCGCAAGGGTTGTTCGAAAATAAAAAAGGCGCACCATTTTGGTGCGCCTTTATTTTTCTTACTGAAAGATAGGTTTTATTCTTTGATAAGAAAACTGTCGCGCGTGGCCCCCGCGGCTTCTTCCGCGGCGAGCCAGCGAGGCGCCTTGCCGCGGCCGCTCCAGGTCTCCCCGGTCTGGGGATGACGGTACTTGGGCGCAACGGCGCGTTTGGCGGCGTTGGCGGGGCGGGCGGCGGCGCCGGTCTTGCGGCGACCACCGCTGCTGGCGGTGCGAACGGATTTGCCAGCACCAAAGGCGGCGGCAATTTCTTCGGGCGTGATGTCGTACTCGCGCATCGAGGTGATGATCGAAGCGATCACCGGCTTGCGACGCTTGGTCTGGAGGACTTCAGCCTTCTTTTGGAGCTTGTTGATTTCCTTTTCGATCTTTGCTTGCAGAGCTGCGTAGGTTTCTCGGGCCATGGTTATTCCTGATTATGGAACTGCTTTAATCGCCGGCGGAGTTATGTTTATTTGTTGTGCCTCGCATAATACAGAAGTTACCGAGCCATTGCCGCAGTTTCGGACTAATTACTTTGTATCAAAACCGCCTGAGAGCGTTCAGTCTTGCGGCTTCCGGCCTGGAACAAGTATTGGGAATGATATTCCCAAATTTGGGACTAATTGAAACAAGATAGTCTTTGGTTCACAGGGCGGACGAATGCTGCCGGTCGGGCGCCGAATTGCACGGTTTTGTTTCACGAAGCGAGCGGATGGGAAGGGAATCGGTATTTTTCGCGGTAACGGAACACGCCTGGCCAGGGTTTGGCAAACTCCGCGGATGAGGAATGTGCGTGGCAAATCAGTGGTAGGACGACATGGATACCGTGGCATATTCGCGGGATTTGGCCAGGGTATGCGGATTTTCATTCCCATCCTGCGAGAATGGTATGCGTGCCCCCTTGCGCCGTGTATTTTCCCGGGTGTTCATTTTGTCGTTGGGTTGTATGACAAGTTTTTGATCCAAGCGCGGCAGGCCGATTTGGCGCGTCCGGACGGCGACGGAGCCGCCGGCGTCCGGGTCGTGCCGGGGGCTTTCTTATTTTGTGCCGCGAGTCCGCAACAGTTTGGGAACAGTCCCCAATTGGTTAACTTGATAGACAATATTCGCGGCCCGGGACGCCGGACCCGTGTCGGCGTTACGATAGAGGCTTGCGTGTCACGGCTGCCGCGTTTTCCGCGCCTGCGCCCCCAAACAGAGTCCTATGAAAATCATCGATCCCGCTATTGCATCCCTGGCCACCGCCAAATCGCTGTTGCTCGACCCCTGGGGGCTGACCGAGGCCGACATGGCGCGCGCGCTCGGCGAAATCTTCACCCACAAGGTCGACTATGCCGACCTGTACTTCCAATACACCCGCAGCGAAGGCTGGAGCCTGGAAGAGGGCATCGTCAAGACCGGCAGCTTCTCCATCAGCCAGGGCGTCGGCGTGCGCGCCTTGAGTGGCGAGAAAACCGCGTTTGCCTATTCCGATTCGCTGTCGCCCGAGGCGCTGCTGTCGTCGGCCCACGCGGTGCGCGGCATCGCCCGCCGCGGCGCCGGCAAGGTCAAGGTCGCGGCGCAGGTCGAAGCCGAGATGGGCCGCAGCCTGTATGCGGACATCGATCCGGTGGCCACGCTGAGCGCCCCCGAGAAGGTCGCCTTGCTTGAACGCATCGAACGCATGGCGCGGGCCCGCGACCCGCATGTGATCCAGGTCATGGCCGGCCTGGGCGCCGAGTACGACGTGGTGCTGGTGGCCGGCAGCGATGGCCGCCTGGCCGCCGACGTGCGGCCGCTGGTGCGCCTGTCGCTGACCGTGATCGCCGAGCGCAACGGCCGGCGCGAAATGGGCCATGCGGGCGGCGGCGGCCGGCTGGGGCTGGCATATTTCACCGACGAAATGCTGCAGGGCTACGTCGAGCGCGCCGTGCACGAAGCCATGGTCAACCTGGAAGCCCGTCCCGCGCCCGCGGGCGAAATGACGGTGGTGCTGGGGTCGGGCTGGCCCGGCATCCTGCTGCACGAAGCGGTCGGCCATGGCCTGGAAGGCGACTTCAACCGCAAGGGCTCCAGCGTGTTCTCGGGCCGTATCGGTGAACGCGTCGCGTCCAAGGGCGTGACCGTGGTCGACGACGGCACCATCCCCGACCGCCGCGGTTCGCTCAACATCGACGATGAGGGCAACGCCACCCAGCGCAACGTCCTGATCGAAGACGGCATCCTGCGCGGCTACATGCAGGACACCCTGAATGCGCGACTGATGAAGACCGCGGCCACCGGCAACGGCCGCCGCGAATCGTTCGCGCACCTGCCGATGCCGCGCATGACCAACACCTACATGCTGGCCGGCGACAAGGCGCCAGAGGAAATCATCTCGTCCGTCAAGCGCGGCCTGTACGCGGTCAATTTCGGCGGTGGCCAGGTCGACATCACCAACGGCAAGTTCGTGTTCTCGGCCTCCGAGGCCTACATGATCGAGGACGGCAAGGTGACGTATCCGGTCAAGGGCGCCACGCTGATCGGCAACGGCCCCGATGCCATGACCCGCGTCACCATGATCGGCGACGACCTGAAACTGGATTCGGGCGTGGGCACCTGCGGCAAGGATGGCCAGAGCGTGCCGGTGGGCGTGGGCATGCCGACCGTCCGCATGGAAGGCCTGACGGTGGGCGGCACCGCGTGAAATGGGGCGCCGTCCGCCGCTGAAATCCGGCGTGACGGCTCCAAAATTTTGTGCTAGAGTCTTTTCCCATGAAATTCGCGTCCCCCGCCTTTTACTTTTACTTTTATGGTTTTCTGAAGCCGCTGGCGGAGGAAGGGACGCGCTCAATCTGAAGTTTGGAAAGAATCCCCCCAAAAAAGCCGCCAGCGAACTGGCGGCTTTTTTTGTGCCGTCAGCTTGAGGAACACCCCGGGACCGATCCCGGTGGCGGGAAACCCAGGAGCAGTACCGTGTCACACAATACCGACGACCTTCGCATCCGAGAAATCAAAGAGCTGAATCCGCCCGCGCACGTGATGCGCGAGTTCGCCTGCACCAAAGAGGCCTCCGACACCGTGTTCGCCGCCCGCCAGTCGATGCACCGCATCCTGCATGGCATGGACGACCGCATGATCGTCGTGATCGGCCCGTGTTCGATCCACGACACCCGCGCGGCGATCGAATACGCGAAACGGCTCAAGCCGGTGCGCGACCGTCTGAGCGCGGATCTGGAAATCGTCATGCGCGTGTATTTCGAGAAGCCGCGCACCACGGTCGGTTGGAAAGGCCTGATCAACGATCCGGACCTGGACGGCAGCTTCGACATCAACAAGGGCGTGCGCGTGGCGCGCGAACTGCTGCTGGACATCAACAGCCTGGGCCTGCCGGCGGGGTGCGAGTTCCTGGACATGATTACGCCGCAATACATTGCGGACCTGGTTTCCTGGGGGGCGATCGGGGCGCGCACGACGGAGAGCCAGGTGCATCGCGAACTGGCGTCCGGATTGTCGTGTCCGGTGGGTTTCAAGAATGGCACCGACGGCAATGTGAAGATCGCGGTCGATGCGATCAAGGCGGCGTCGCAGCCGCACCACTTCCTGTCGGTGACCAAGGGCGGGCATTCGGCCATCGTCTCGACGGCGGGCAACGAAGACTGTCACGTCATCCTGCGCGGCGGCAAGACGCCGAACTACGATGCCGCCAGCGTCGACGCGGCCTGCCAGGACATGTCCAAGGCCGGCCTGGCGCAACGCGTGATGGTCGATGCCAGCCACGCCAACAGCAGCAAGAAGCCCGAGAACCAGCCGCTGGTGATCGAGGACGTGGCGCGCCAGATGGAAGCCGGCGACGCGCGCCTGGTCGGCGTGATGGTCGAAAGCCACCTGCTGGGCGGCCGCCAGGACATGGTGCCGGGCACGCCGCTGGTCTACGGCCAGAGCATCACCGACGGCTGCATCGACTGGGATGCGTCGGTGGCCGTGCTCGAGCGCCTGGCCCATGCCGTGCGTGAACGCCGCCGCGTCGCGCTGACCTCCGGCAAATAAGGCAGGATTGCCGCAAGCCGCCGCGGGCGGCGGTTTGCGGCGCAGCAAGGCGGGCGGCGTAGAATAGCCGGATTACCCAACCCGAGAATCCGCTGATCATGAATGCTCCCCTGCACGCTGAATCGCTGCGCCGCGCGGTGCCGGCCGCCTGTCTCGAGGCCCTGCGCGCCCGCTTTGGCGATCGTTTCTCCGAGTCTTCCGCGGTGCGCGAGCACCACGGCCGCGATGAATCGCCGTATCCGGCGATGCTGCCCGACGCCGTCGTCTTCGCCCAGAGCACCGAGGAAGTCGCCGAGGTCGCCAGGCTGTGCAACGAACACCGCGTGCCGCTGATTCCCTATGGCGCGGGTTCGTCGCTGGAAGGCCACATCCTGGCGATCCAGGGCGGCATCAGCCTGGACCTGTCGCAGATGAACAAGGTGCTGGCCGTCAACGCCGAAGACCTGACCGCGACGGTGCAGGCGGGCGTGCTGCGCAAGCAGCTCAATGAAGAGATCCGCAGCACCGGCCTGTTCTTCCCGATCGATCCGGGCGCCGACGCCAGCCTGGGCGGCATGGCCGCCACGCGCGCCTCCGGCACCAACGCCGTGCGCTACGGCACCATGCGCGAAAACGTCATGTCGCTGACCGTGGTCACCGCCGACGGCCGCATCGTGCGCACCGCCGGCCGCGCCCGCAAGTCGTCGGCCGGCTACGACCTGACCCGCATCTTCGTCGGCAGCGAAGGCACGCTCGGCATCATCACCGAAGTGACGGTGCGCCTGTATCCGCAGCCCGAGGCCGTGTCGGCCGCGGTCTGCAACTTCCCCACGCTCGACGCCGCGGTGCAAAGCGTGATCGAGATCATCCAGATGGGCGTGCCGGTGGCGCGTGTCGAGTTCATGGACGCGGCCAGCGTGCGCGCCGTCAACCTGCACAGCAAGCTGACGTTGCGCGAGACGCCGCTGCTGGTGTTCGAATTCCACGGCAGTCCGGCGGGCGTGCAGGAGCAGGCCGAGACCGTGCAGGCCATCACCGCCGAGCATGGCGGCATGGACTTCGAATGGGCCGAGCGCCCCGAGGACCGCAGCCGCCTGTGGACCGCGCGCCACAATGCCTACTTCGCCGGCCTGCAACTGCGTCCGGGATGCCGCGCCAGCACCACCGACGTGTGCGTGCCGATTTCGCGCCTGGCCGATTGCGTGCGCGACACCGTCGAGGAACTGGACCGGGCCAGCTTCCCGTACACCATCGTCGGCCACGTCGGCGACGGCAATTTCCACGTGCTGATGTTGCTGGACGCCGACAGCGAACGCGAATGGCAGGAGTCGGAAACCATCAACCACAACCTGGTGCGGCGCGCGATCGCCGCCGACGGCACCTGCACCGGCGAACACGGCGTCGGCCTGCACAAGATGCAGTTCATGGCCGAAGAGCATGGTGATGACGCGCTGGACCTGATGCGCAGCCTCAAGCATGCGTTCGATCCGAACAACATCCTGAACCCGGGCAAGATCGTGTCCTGGTGAGTCGTCCCAAGGGGCGCAGATGAAGGCCGGCGGGGGCGACCCGCCGGTTTTTTTTCGTCCAGCGGAACCGGCGACGGGCATGGCCGAGAGGCATTCCCAATGGATGGGAATGAAGCGGGCGCCTGGGCCGGCAACGTCCATGTCCATTCGGCGCGCAGGGACTTTACGGCTGGTTACGTCTGTGCGCCCTTGTGGCCGGCGGATGTACGCAGGATGCGGGTAAATCCCGGCCTGCGTCCAATCTGCGGTCGCGCTATTGTTGCGCTCATGAATTCACTGGTCGAAACCGGCCTGGCTCAAGCGCAGGCGCCTTATTCGTTGCAGCAACTCGTCGAGGCGTTGTCGGCCGCGCTGCCGTCGCATTGCGTGCTGTTTCGTGAAGAGGACACGCGTCCCTACGAATGCGACGGCCTGTCGCTGTACCGCGCGCTGCCGGCGGTAGTGGCCCTGCCCGAGAGCGAAGAGCAGGTGCAGGCCGTGATGCGCATCTGCAAGCGCCTGAATGCCCCGGTGGTCGCGCGCGGCGCCGGCACCGGCCTGTCGGGCGGCGCCATGCCGCACAGCCAGGGCGTGCTGCTGGGCCTGTCCAAATTCAATCGCATCAAGCATATCGACCTGGCCAGCGCGACCGCGGTGGTCGAGCCCGGTGTGCGCAACCTGGCCATTTCGGAGGCCGCGGCGCCCTATGGGCTGTACTACGCGCCGGATCCTTCCAGCCAGATCGCCTGTTCGATCGGCGGCAACGTCGCCGAGAATTCGGGCGGCGTGCATTGCTTGAAGTACGGCCTGACCGTGCACAACGTGCTGCGGGTGCGCATGGTCACCATCGACGGCGACGTGGTGGAACTGGGTTCCGAGGCGCCGGACGCGCCGGGACTGGATCTGCTGTCGGTATTCATCGGCTCGGAAGGCATGCTGGGGGTGGTGACCGAAGTGACGGTCAAGCTGATTCCCAAGCCGGCCTGCGCCCAGGTCGTGATGGCCAGCTTTTCCAGCGTCGAGGCCGCGGGCAACGCGGTGACGCAGGTGATCGCCGACGGCATCATTCCCGCCGGGCTCGAGATGATGGACCGGCGCGCCACGCACATGGTCGAACCCTTCGTGCGCGCCGGCTACGACATGGACGCGCAGGCCATCCTGCTGTGCGAATCCGACGGCACGCCGGAGGAAGTGGCGCACGAGATCGCGCGCATGGAAGCCATCTTCCGCGCGGCCGGGTCCACCCGCTGCCAGGTGTCGGCCTCGGAGGCCGAGCGGCTCAAATTCTGGGCGGGGCGCAAGAACGCGTTTCCCGCCGCCGGGCGCGTGTCGCCCGATTACTACTGCATGGACGGCACGATTCCGCGCCGTCATCTCGCCCGGGTGCTGGGCGCCATCGAGCAAATGGAAGACGAGTTCGGCCTGCGTTGCGCCAACGTGTTCCATGCGGGCGATGGCAACCTGCATCCGTTGATCCTGTTCGATTCGAATAAACCGGACGAAGTGGAGCGCGCCGAGAAATTCGGTGCGGCCATACTCGAACTGTGCGTGCAGGTGGGAGGAACCGTGACTGGAGAGCACGGTGTGGGAATGGAGAAAATAAATCAAATGTGCGTGCAATTCTCTCGCGAAGAACTCGACGCGTTCCTGGCGGTCAAGCGGGCATTCGATCCGCCGTGCCTGCTCAATCCCGAAAAGGTCATACCTACGCTGGCCCGCTGCGCTGAATACGGCAAGATGCACGTACACGCGGGCGAGCTGCGCTTCCCGGATCTCGCACGCTTCTAGGACGTCTCCCTTATGGACTTCGTCCTGTCGGAATTGTGCGACCAGGTCATGACGGCTCGCGCCGGTCACAAGCCGCTGTTCGTCATGGGCGGCGGCAGCAAGGCGTTCTACGGCAACTACCGGCCGGTGACGCCGCAGGATGGCCATTGCCTGCTGGACATGACCCCGTATCGCGGCATCGTCAGCTATCACCCGTCGGAACTGGTGGTGACGGTCAGGGCCGGCACGCCGCTGGCGGAACTGGAGGCGGCGCTGGCCGAGCACGGCCAGATGCTGGCCTTCGAACCCCCGCATTTCTCGCCCGCCGCCACCATCGGCGGCTGCGTGGCCGCGGGACTGTCGGGGCCGCGCCGCATGAGCGCCGGCGCCTTGCGCGACTTCGTGCTGGGCGCGCAGCTGCTGGATTCCGACGGCCGGGTGCTGTCGTTCGGCGGCGAGGTCATGAAAAACGTGGCCGGCTACGATGTGTCGCGGTTGCTGGCCGGTTCGCATGGCATCTTCGGCGCGATCCTCGAAGTGTCGCTCAAGGTCGTGCCTCGGCCGATGGAAGAACTGACGCTGGCGTTGCCGGCGACGCAGGCCCAGGCCCTGGCCAGCTTCGCGCTGTGGCGCGGCAAGCCCTTGCCGATTTCGGCGACCAGCTGGGTGGGCGGTGCCGACGAGGAAGGCCAGATGCACGTGCGCCTGTCGGGCGCGCCGCCGGCCATCGCCAGCGCGCGGCAGGTGATCGGCGGGGATCCGCTGGCGCCGGAGGCGGCGCAAGCCTGGTGGAGCGGGCTGCGCGAACAGACCCATCCGTTCTTCGCGCCGGGCCAGCCCTTGTGGCGATTGGCCCTGCCGCCGACGGCGGCGGCGATTGGCGGCGGCCAGGCCCTGGTGGAGTGGGGCGGCGGCCAGCGCTGGCTGTCGGGCGCGCAGGATGCCGCCGAGCTGCGCGAACTGGCGCAACGGTTGGGCGGCCATGCGACGCTGTTCCGTACGGCAGGCACGCGGCCGCCGACCGACGGCGTGTTCCATCCGCTGTCGCCGGGCGTGGCGCTGATTACGCGCCGCCTCAAGCAAGAACTCGATCCGGCGGGGCTGTTCAATCCCGGCCGGCTGGTCCTGGAGCTATAGGCATCATGCAAACCAATCTGGCAGCCTGGGCCCGCGATACCGACCTGGGCAAAGAGGCCGACGCGATCCTGCGGCGCTGCGTGCACTGCGGCTTCTGCACCGCCACCTGTCCCACCTACCAGGTGCTGGGCGATGAACTGGACAGCCCGCGCGGCCGCATCTACCTGATCAAGCAGGTGCTGGAAGGCGCCGAACCGACGCAGTCGACCCAGCAGCACCTGGATCGCTGCCTGACCTGCCGCAATTGCGAAACCACTTGCCCGTCGGGCGTGGAATATGGGCATCTGGTGGACATCGGCCGCCAGATCGTCGAGGAACGCGTGCCGCGGCCCTGGGCCGAGAAGGCCAAGCGCAAGATGCTGCGCCGGGCCATGCTGTCGCCGCTGTTCGGGCCCGCCATGCGGGCGGGCCAGGCCGTGCGCGGGCTGTTGCCCGAGGCGCTAAAGCGCAAGGTGCCGGAACGGCGTCCCGCCGGCGCGCTCCCGCAAGTGGCCGGGCATGGCCGCCAGGTGCTGATGCTCGCCGGCTGCGTGCAGCCGTCGATGATGCCGACGATCGACGCCGCCACCATCCGCGTGCTGGATGCCATCGGCATCGGCGCGCGCATTGCCCCGGGCGCCGGCTGCTGCGGCGCCGCCAGCTTTCACCTGGACGCGCAGGCGGCCGCGCTCGACCAGATGCGCGCCAACATCGACGCGTGGTGGCCGCTAGTGAAGGATGGCGGGATCGAAGCCGTCGTCATGAATGCGTCGGGTTGCGGCGCCATGGTCAAGGAGTATGCGCATCACCTGCGCCATGATCCCGCCTACGCCCAGCGGGCGGCGGACATCGTGGCGCTGGTCAAGGACGTGGCGGAAATCGTGGCGCCGCACGCGGCGCAACTGCGCCAGCGGCTGGCGGGCAAGGGCGCGCGGGCATCGTTCCACCCGCCATGCACCCTGCAGCACTGGCAGGGACTGCGGCCGTTGTCGGAACGATTGCTGGTCGAGTTGGGGTTCGAGTTGCAGCCGTTTGCGGAGCAGCACCTGTGCTGCGGCTCGGCGGGCGCGTATTCAGTGCTGAATCCCGAAATCGCGTTGGCGCTGCGCGACCGCAAGCTGGCCGCGATCGCGCCGGCCGCGCCGGACGTGATCCTGTCGGCCAATATCGGCTGCATCGGGCACTTGCAAAGCGGCACCAGCACGCCGGTGCGGCACTGGATCGAAGTGGTGGACGAGCAACTGGCGCCGGCCTGATCGCGCGGACGTTGCCGCGGACATTGGGCGTGCGGCCGCAGCCTGGGCAGGCAGCGGCCTCGCGAATGCGCATGCGCATCGCGAGGCCACGCGCATCACTCCACCGCCTTGACCATGTCTTCCAGCACCTTCTTGGCGTCGCCGAAGACCATCATGGTGCGGTCCATGTAGAACAGTTCGTTGTCCAGGCCGGCGTAGCCGGAGGCCATCGAGCGCTTGTTCACGATCACGGTGCGGGCCTTGTAGGCTTCCAGGATCGGCATGCCGGCGATCGGCGATTTCGGATCGTTCTTGGCCGCCGGGTTGACCACGTCGTTGGCGCCCAGCACCAGCACCACGTCGGTCTGGCCGAATTCGCTGTTGATGTCTTCCATCTCGAAGACCTGGTCGTAGGGCACCTCGGCCTCGGCCAGCAGCACGTTCATGTGCCCTGGCATGCGCCCCGCCACCGGGTGGATGGCGTACTTGACCGTCACGCCGCGTTCGGTGAGTTTTTCGGCCAGTTCCTTGAGCGCGTGCTGGGCGCGCGCCACCGCCAGGCCGTAGCCCGGCACGATGGTGACGCTTTCGGCGTTGGTCATCAGGAACGCGGCGTCGTCGGGGCTGCCCGACTTGACGCTGCGCTGCTGGCCGCCCCCAGCCGCCGCGGCCTCGCCCGCTTGGCCGCCGAAGCCGCCCAGGATGACGTTGAAGAACGAGCGGTTCATCGCCTTGCACATGATGTACGAGAGGATGGCGCCGGACGAGCCCACCAGCGAGCCGGCGATGATCAGCATCGGGTTGTTGAGCGAGAAGCCGATGCCGGCCGCCGCCCAGCCCGAATAGCTGTTCAGCATCGACACCACCACCGGCATGTCGGCGCCGCCGATCGGGATGATGATCAGCACCCCCAGCACGAAGGCGATCAGCGTCATGATGACGAACGGCGTCCACGCCTGCGTCAGCATGAACCACACGCCCATCGCCAGCATCAGCAACGCCAGCGCCAGGTTCAGCATGTGCTGGCCGGGGAACACCACCGGCGCGCCCTGGAACAGCCGGAACTTGTATTTGCCCGACAGCTTGCCGAAGGCGATCACCGAACCCGAGAAGGTGATGGCGCCGACGAAAGTGCCGATGAACAGCTCGAAGCGGTTGCCGGTGGGGATCAGCGTGCCGGTGGCGACGATGCCGAAGGCGTGCGGCTCGGCCACCACGGCCACGGCGATGGCGACCGCCGCCAGGCCGATCATGCTGTGCATGAAGGCGACCAGTTCGGGCATCTTGGTCATTTCGACGCGCTTGGCCATCAGCGTGCCGATCGAGCCGCCGACCAGGAGGCCCAGCAGCACCCAGCCCAGCCCGATGGTGGCGGTGCCCGAGCGCGCCAGGCCGACGATGAGCGCGCCGGTGGTCAGCACCGCGATCGCCATGCCGGCCATGCCGAAGGCGTTGCCCAGGCGCGAGGTGGTGGGGTGCGACAGGCCCTTGAGCGCCTGGATGAAACAGACCGAGGCAACCAGGTAGAGCAGCGTGACGAGGTTCAGCGAGATCATTTCGCTTCCTCCTTGGCCGGCTTCCTGTCCTTTTTCTTGAACATCTCCAGCATGCGCCGCGTGACCAGGAAGCCGCCGAACACGTTGACCGCGGCCAGCGCCACGGCGAACACGCCCATGCCGCGCGCCAGTCCGCCTTCGGTCAGCGCCGCCGCCAGCATGGCGCCGACGATGATGATGGCCGAGATCGCGTTGGTCACCGCCATCAACGGGGTGTGCAGCGCGGGGGTGACGTTCCAGACCACGTGGTAGCCGACGTAGATGGCCAGCACGAAGATGATGAGATTCATCAGGGTGGGATTGATCGCTTCCATGCTTTCAGCTCCTGCGCGTCACATTGCCGCCTTCGCACACCAGGCAGGCCGCCACGATTTCATCGTCGCGCTGGATTGCCAGCGCGCCGTCCGCATTGATGATGAGTTTCAGGAAGTCGAGGATGTTGCGGGCATAGAGCGCCGACGCGTCCGTTGCGACCAGGCCGGGCAGGTTGGTCAGCCCGACCAGCGTCACGCCGTGTTTCTCGACCACCTTGCCTTTCTCTGACAGCGGGCAGTTGCCGCCGCGTTCGACCGCCAGGTCCACCAGCACCGAGCCGGGCTTCATGGCCGCGACCGTCTCGGCCGACACCAGCGTGGGCGCGGGGCGGCCGGGGATGAGGGCGGTGGTGATGACGATATCGGCCTGCTTGCAGCGTTCCGACACCAGCGCTGCCTGCCGCGCCATCCAGGCCGGCGGCATGGGGCGGGCATAGCCGCCCACGCCTTGCGCGATCTCGCGTTCCTCGTCGGTCTCGAACGGCACGTCGATGAACTTGGCGCCGAGCGA from Achromobacter xylosoxidans includes the following:
- a CDS encoding DUF4136 domain-containing protein, coding for MFRSFPFNTGRWAAVLAVFGALVLSGCATPTVSARVTSFQQWPAGVEGQTYQFVPAEPSQANNLEYQSYQDMVRAGIGATGLVEAQGGAKARFNVSFRYGTTQTQVMVRRPYDPYFNGGYGYGGFYGPRPWGGYYGYWGPEWVDVPVVAQRNTLTLQIHDSQRGGAEVYRSSAFILSEQDNFMRMMPYLVRAIFDNFPGNNGAEREIQFPVQ
- a CDS encoding H-NS family nucleoid-associated regulatory protein, which gives rise to MARETYAALQAKIEKEINKLQKKAEVLQTKRRKPVIASIITSMREYDITPEEIAAAFGAGKSVRTASSGGRRKTGAAARPANAAKRAVAPKYRHPQTGETWSGRGKAPRWLAAEEAAGATRDSFLIKE
- the tldD gene encoding metalloprotease TldD, which encodes MKIIDPAIASLATAKSLLLDPWGLTEADMARALGEIFTHKVDYADLYFQYTRSEGWSLEEGIVKTGSFSISQGVGVRALSGEKTAFAYSDSLSPEALLSSAHAVRGIARRGAGKVKVAAQVEAEMGRSLYADIDPVATLSAPEKVALLERIERMARARDPHVIQVMAGLGAEYDVVLVAGSDGRLAADVRPLVRLSLTVIAERNGRREMGHAGGGGRLGLAYFTDEMLQGYVERAVHEAMVNLEARPAPAGEMTVVLGSGWPGILLHEAVGHGLEGDFNRKGSSVFSGRIGERVASKGVTVVDDGTIPDRRGSLNIDDEGNATQRNVLIEDGILRGYMQDTLNARLMKTAATGNGRRESFAHLPMPRMTNTYMLAGDKAPEEIISSVKRGLYAVNFGGGQVDITNGKFVFSASEAYMIEDGKVTYPVKGATLIGNGPDAMTRVTMIGDDLKLDSGVGTCGKDGQSVPVGVGMPTVRMEGLTVGGTA
- the aroG gene encoding 3-deoxy-7-phosphoheptulonate synthase AroG is translated as MSHNTDDLRIREIKELNPPAHVMREFACTKEASDTVFAARQSMHRILHGMDDRMIVVIGPCSIHDTRAAIEYAKRLKPVRDRLSADLEIVMRVYFEKPRTTVGWKGLINDPDLDGSFDINKGVRVARELLLDINSLGLPAGCEFLDMITPQYIADLVSWGAIGARTTESQVHRELASGLSCPVGFKNGTDGNVKIAVDAIKAASQPHHFLSVTKGGHSAIVSTAGNEDCHVILRGGKTPNYDAASVDAACQDMSKAGLAQRVMVDASHANSSKKPENQPLVIEDVARQMEAGDARLVGVMVESHLLGGRQDMVPGTPLVYGQSITDGCIDWDASVAVLERLAHAVRERRRVALTSGK
- a CDS encoding FAD-binding oxidoreductase; its protein translation is MNAPLHAESLRRAVPAACLEALRARFGDRFSESSAVREHHGRDESPYPAMLPDAVVFAQSTEEVAEVARLCNEHRVPLIPYGAGSSLEGHILAIQGGISLDLSQMNKVLAVNAEDLTATVQAGVLRKQLNEEIRSTGLFFPIDPGADASLGGMAATRASGTNAVRYGTMRENVMSLTVVTADGRIVRTAGRARKSSAGYDLTRIFVGSEGTLGIITEVTVRLYPQPEAVSAAVCNFPTLDAAVQSVIEIIQMGVPVARVEFMDAASVRAVNLHSKLTLRETPLLVFEFHGSPAGVQEQAETVQAITAEHGGMDFEWAERPEDRSRLWTARHNAYFAGLQLRPGCRASTTDVCVPISRLADCVRDTVEELDRASFPYTIVGHVGDGNFHVLMLLDADSEREWQESETINHNLVRRAIAADGTCTGEHGVGLHKMQFMAEEHGDDALDLMRSLKHAFDPNNILNPGKIVSW
- a CDS encoding FAD-linked oxidase C-terminal domain-containing protein, with product MNSLVETGLAQAQAPYSLQQLVEALSAALPSHCVLFREEDTRPYECDGLSLYRALPAVVALPESEEQVQAVMRICKRLNAPVVARGAGTGLSGGAMPHSQGVLLGLSKFNRIKHIDLASATAVVEPGVRNLAISEAAAPYGLYYAPDPSSQIACSIGGNVAENSGGVHCLKYGLTVHNVLRVRMVTIDGDVVELGSEAPDAPGLDLLSVFIGSEGMLGVVTEVTVKLIPKPACAQVVMASFSSVEAAGNAVTQVIADGIIPAGLEMMDRRATHMVEPFVRAGYDMDAQAILLCESDGTPEEVAHEIARMEAIFRAAGSTRCQVSASEAERLKFWAGRKNAFPAAGRVSPDYYCMDGTIPRRHLARVLGAIEQMEDEFGLRCANVFHAGDGNLHPLILFDSNKPDEVERAEKFGAAILELCVQVGGTVTGEHGVGMEKINQMCVQFSREELDAFLAVKRAFDPPCLLNPEKVIPTLARCAEYGKMHVHAGELRFPDLARF
- the glcE gene encoding glycolate oxidase subunit GlcE; the encoded protein is MDFVLSELCDQVMTARAGHKPLFVMGGGSKAFYGNYRPVTPQDGHCLLDMTPYRGIVSYHPSELVVTVRAGTPLAELEAALAEHGQMLAFEPPHFSPAATIGGCVAAGLSGPRRMSAGALRDFVLGAQLLDSDGRVLSFGGEVMKNVAGYDVSRLLAGSHGIFGAILEVSLKVVPRPMEELTLALPATQAQALASFALWRGKPLPISATSWVGGADEEGQMHVRLSGAPPAIASARQVIGGDPLAPEAAQAWWSGLREQTHPFFAPGQPLWRLALPPTAAAIGGGQALVEWGGGQRWLSGAQDAAELRELAQRLGGHATLFRTAGTRPPTDGVFHPLSPGVALITRRLKQELDPAGLFNPGRLVLEL